A region from the Triticum aestivum cultivar Chinese Spring chromosome 3D, IWGSC CS RefSeq v2.1, whole genome shotgun sequence genome encodes:
- the LOC123080514 gene encoding uncharacterized protein has product MLVSSSSPVQSSPPRRRERGGAGGCVMAAVAGAGGGDEMLLRRSRRRLPLADLTNLSSATSAITRLKRNPQHRTSPASSTSSIGSSTVPRIPTPPPPAALSVSTTKGKDKSTRELQSSNTHLNKIQKISKPKVKTGGVLPGTSSPPSKNTRKITRKEQPRTESLISTLYASSKTKAKTSGDVLPGASTPPTKKIMKVTREEQPRTEPLISPLYASSKTGLKTGDGLPGASLPPRKKTRKVTSSSRKEQMQMEEMSCDESLVLSEDFIKERRAYFAEIDAFELVEEFVSSGSDAE; this is encoded by the exons ATGTTGGTTTCCTCCTCCAGTCCAGTCCAGTCCAGTCCACCCCGTAGGcgagagaggggaggcgcaggTGGGTGCGTGatggccgccgtcgccggagccggaggaggcgacGAGATGCTGCTTCGGCGCTCGCGCCGGCGGCTGCCCCTCGCCGACCTCACGAACctctcctccgccacctccgccatcACCCGCCTGAAGCGCAATCCCCAGCACCGCACGAGCCCCGCCAGCAGCACCAGCAGCATTGGCTCCTCCACCGTTCCCCGCATCCCCACGCCTCCTCCGCCCGCGGCCCTCTCCG TTTCTACGACTAAGGGCAAGGATAAATCCACAAGGGAGCTTCAAAGTTCCAATACTCATCTAAACAAGATTCAAAAGATCAG TAAACCTAAGGTGAAGACTGGAGGCGTGCTACCTGGGACGTCATCTCCTCCCAGCAAAAACACAAGGAAG ATAACAAGGAAAGAGCAGCCGCGCACAGAGTCTTTGATCTCCACCTTGTATGCCTCTAGTAAAACAAAGGCGAAGACTAGTGGAGACGTGCTGCCTGGGGCATCAACACCTCCCACCAAAAAGATAATGAAG GTAACAAGGGAAGAGCAGCCGCGCACAGAGCCTTTGATCTCCCCCTTGTATGCCTCCAGTAAAACAGGGCTGAAGACTGGAGACGGGCTGCCTGGGGCATCTTTGCCTCCCAGAAAAAAGACAAGGAAG GTAACAAGCAGCAGCAGGAAAGAGCAGATGCAGATGGAGGAGATGAGTTGTGATGAGTCCCTGGTACTGAGCGAGGATTTCATCAAGGAGCGGAGGGCCTACTTTGCGGAGATCGATGCATTTGAGCTGGTAGAGGAGTTTGTTTCATCAGGAAGCGACGCAGAGTAG